tcacttggggtaaaaggctctttcacttggggtaaaaggctccctcacgtggggtaaaaggctccttcacTTGgcgtaaaaggctccctcacgtggggtaaaaggctctttCACTTGGGGTAAAACGCTCCCtcactaaaataatggacaatCCTGCTTGAAATGTTGCGGTATTGCTTAGATTCAATTTCAGCTgtatctgggagaaacagtgtgctGTTGTTTCATGCTTTAATCATAGTAATTGATGGATTTGGAGGGTCTCTGTCTACGAACACTAGTGGTCACGGGAGACACGTTtaaatgaccaggtgtaaacggtgATGTCACTCACCTGACCACATTCAATCGGCTCACCAGAGATGCATCTtgataccaggtggaaacggggtcatTTGTATGCATTTATAACAATCTTTTCGCTTGAAAAGACAATTCTTTTGTTTGCAGTTGCCAAGCAACATTGACACTTGGTGCATTAATACAGAATGTTGGTCACAGGTGTGCGTTTACAGGTATTTCACAAAGGCTTTGAATGCTTATCCAATCCTAGATATAACCAcctgttttataatattatatatattggtGCACGATATATTACTGGCCAATaactgggaaaatctaaatattattatcatgctGATAGTGGACTTGCCAAATGTATTTTGACTGATAAATTGTTCCGTTTATTTGCTTGTGGCTGCTCTCCTCGTCAGGCAGTCGCAAGCATCGGTGCATGTGCGCACACGCAGCGTGTATGACCAGGATGTTATCATGTCACACCGCTCTGTGAGGATCATTTCAACATATATGCACTACGTTATGTTGTTTCTGGGCTCGTATTAATCGGGATCATATGCTGTAAGTATAAGCTGATTTTCAATTTCGGTTCAATGTATGTTACTTTTTTGCttcttcatgaaacataaacagaacatcaTAATTGCATGTTGTATCTTACAGCAGATGATCCCAATTAAATCAGCCCAAACACAGCGTAACATGGTTAGACAAATTATCCTCACAGTGTGAGATGTTACCCGGTCAAAAGCGCTAGTTTGTCAATGTAACTTATGTGCCAAGTCGAGACTTGCAACGTCTCCAAAACTGGACTCGTGTCCAATTTTGTACAATTTTACCTACAGCTTACAGACCTCTTCTTGTAGGTGCTGCTGGAGGTTGCTCAGGCACATGGAGTGAAGTGCCACACTCGAGGGACGGTGGTGACTATAGAGGGTCCTCGTTTCTCCTCTCGGGCAGAGAGCCTCATGTTCAGACAGTGGGGTGCTGATGTCATTAACATGACCACAGTACCTGAGGTGGTTCTTGCCAAGGAAGCTGGCCTGTGCTATGCTAGTATTGCAATGGCAACTGATTATGACTGCTGGAAAGAGCACGAAGAGGCGGTGAGCagataaatgtgtgtttatctgtGCGTGCCTGTGCCTGTGTCTGTGCATGCGAGTGTGTGTCTTCTGTGTGCgtgtgactgtctgtgtgtgtctttgcatgcgcgtgtgtgtgtgtgtgtgtgtgtgtgtgtatgtatgcgtgcGATTGACTGTGTCTGTGCATGCGAGTGTGtatcttctgtgtgtgtgtgactgtctgtgtgtgtctttgcatgcgcgtgtgtgtgtgtgtgtgtgtgtgtgtgtgtgtgtgtgtgtatgcgtgcgatTGACTGtgtctgtgcatgcgtgtgtgtgtctgtgtgtttatgcatgCGAGTGACTGTCTgtgcatgcgagtgtgtgtgtgtgtgtgtcttctgtGTGCGTGCGACTGTCTGTGTGTATctttgcatgcgtgtgtgtgtgtgtgtgtgtgtgtgtgcgtgcgagtgactgtgtctgtgcatgcgtgtgtgtgtctgtgtgcatgtgcgtgcgaGCgactgtgtgtgcacgtgtgactgtctgtgcatgcgtgtgtgcatacgagtgtgtgtgtgtgtgtgtgtgtgtctgtgtgtgtgtgtctctgtgcatgCGTGTCTTTGCGCGCGCGCGTGTGACTGTGCGtacgagtgtgtgtttgtgtgtgcgactATGTTTACGATTGTGTGTCTTTGCATGCGTGTgtgcatatgagtgtgtgtgtgtgtgcgtgcatttgtgtgagagtgtctgtgcttgtgtgtgtgtgtgtgtgtgtgtgtgtgtgtgtgtgcgtgcgtgcgactgtgtgtgtgtgtgtgtgtgtgtgtgtgagtggttttATAAGAAAGATCTGATCTATTTAGACTTTACATTATGCAATACATATTGTTTTTCGTTTACTAGTAATTTCACTAAGTCAGTTCAGTTCACAATACTGAAATGCAAATATAGTTTTTTAATGTATATCaagtataatgtatataataatgtgttatacatatatttatttttgtggtgcttttagACGTTAATTTATTTTGACAGTATGCCAAGATGGCACTGCCTGCTATCTGATCAATTAGGCCGATGGCTCCTCTTTGCTAAACAACATGTCCATGAACTTCACTTTTTTTCTACATTAGGATTTTTAGGTTaaatgttatatactgtatgtgtttaagtAAAAATGCATGTTTTTGGTGATGTTACTAGTCACCATTTACACCGtttacattttcaacatattAATCACCTTTGATTCAGTGCACATAAATAGTTACAAGTACAAATATTCTGTGTTATCTCTCAATGAATATGAGGTCTTTAAATGGTATGCATAATACTTATATACAAGAGTTAGTTCAGGATAATATTATATGGGAGTATATCATGTAACACTACTGTCACTGCTTGACATTTCATGTCAATTACACGGTTACATTTCCAGTGTATGAGCTCAGAACACAATACTGAGATCATAACAAGAATGATAAACCACAACAGCTTCAGGGTCATACAAGCCGAGGTCTTCCACTTATTTTCCTTATCACTCGAGCAAATCCTCGCTCATTTTATTCACCCATATATGATAAATTTGTCATTTTCATCTCCGCCTTTTGTCCTATATGTGTCAGTATGTCTTGTAATCATAAAGGTTCACTTTTAGTTTGGACAAATATTTAACGATATTCCTGTTTTAATCAAACTCTCATTGATGTGTACGGTTTCCGATAGCCGGATGACCGGTTAGTCTGTTAGTTCAGAGCAATGTTTGCTTCCATCCGAGTTCCTGTCTCTGACCTCTGGTTCGCTCTCGCCTCTTTACTGCATTCTTCCACCCCGTCCTGTTTTCTCATTCTTCCTCTGACTCATGCACACCCTCGTACTAATCACACTGCCAATGGATTAGTCAGACCTCCACAGCCTTgggttacatttttaataatacatttatagatGTTCATTCTTTATTTCTGGTTGTCCCTCAGGAGATGACAGGACGTTAAATATCTTGCTGCTATATTTGCACATTCAGCTTTTTCGCCGAGAATAAAAGGGAGTTTTTCAGATGGGGTGCAATTATTAAATTGGGGAAATACTTTGATAATTTTGGGATAATAATGGTTTCTGGTGATTTcatattttgggcattctgtgaggaagtgcagcaCTGTCTCCATCATTCCCACATTGCAGTATGAGCAGAGTCTCTCCTCACGGGATACCCACGTCTGTCTGCGCCGCCCCATCGGTGTACTCTCGATTTAGTGCCGAATAACATTCCAACTTGTGCTgatttttaatggtgtttgtccAATTGGTGACgtatttgtctttttctgtgtttatAATTTGGTTGGTCCGAATGATTGTGAGTTTGTCCTGAGGTTGTCCGATCTCTGCAGGAGTGAGGTCAGAGGGGACTCCTCGCCCCGCTCAGCTCTTGGTGTTTTAGGGCTTTGTAATGGTATGTGTTGGGGTCATTTGTCTTTAGGTGTTTCCAGAATTTGATGGCTCTCTTTTGGGTGTTTAAaaggagagggtattggcctaattctgtcCTGCATCCgttgtttggtgtttttctttGAACTTTGAGTATtcttttgcaaaattctgaatgTAGTTTTTCAATGGGATGTTTTTCCCAATTTACAAAGTCAAATTTTGTAGGTGGACGccacacttcactgccatataatgcaattggttcaattattgatttgaaaagtcTGTGCCAAATTTGAATTGGAATATAAATTTGAATTGATCTTTTAATGGCATAGAAagttcattcacagccaaagTAAAGTTACCCGCTGCAGTGAGTGtcaggccgaggtaagtgtatgtttgtgtggtttcaatggttctgtgtgagagtgtgaatgtgtgtgttagtcCCTGAGATCTGGAACATTTACGGAAAATAGTGACTTTCGTTTTTTGGTGGTTGACGGTCAGGGCCCAGGACTGACCGTAACCCGCCAGCAGATTCGGGCTGTCCTGAAGCCCCTCTTTAGTGGGCGACAGGAGAACCAGGTCATCTGCGTAGAGGAGACACTTTATTTCTGTGTCATGTAGAGTGAGACCTTGAATGGGAGAATGTTCTAGTATATTAGCCAATTGGTTGATGTAAATGTTGAAGAGGGCGGGgcttaaactgcagccctgtctcactcctcgccGCTGAAGGAAAAAATCTGTTCTTTTCTTTCCAATTTTAACAGCACATTGACTGGCTGTGTACATCGGTAGTTATTAGGGTCTAATTTATCTCCACTCTTATAAATGGGGCTGATGAGTCCCTGATTCCAGATCTCAGGGAAATGACCCGCACACAGAACATCATTGAACAGTTTTAGAATCGCCAGTTTGAAGTTTTGGTCAgagtgtttcagcatctcattcaGGATGCCGTccaccataggcggaaatcgtggGGGGGGTCAGGACGTcccccccaaaatatcattaaaatatgtttattgagaattgttatgtttattgtcccccccaacattttgatgaaattttcgcccctgccgtCCACACCGCAAGCTTTTTGGGGCTCGAGTATTTGCAGTTTTTGTTCCAATTCTTTAATTGTGATGGGGAAATCTAAGGGgctttgatttgttttaattgatCTTTCCAATTGGTCTAATTTTGTaatgatttcatttttatttgaattttgatTTTCAGTTGTGCTGTAAAGTTCTTGGAAATGTTTTTTCCACAGCCCTCCATCTTGGATTGCCAGATCTTCTTGATttgatttgtataataatttccatttatcccagaatttgtttgttttgattgattTTTCAATTTCTTCAAGCTGGCtctgcaaaaatgtagtttttttccATCTGAGTGTGGCTTTATATTGTCGTAGTGCCTCACAGTATTGATGAGGAAGGTCCTGATTATCTGGTTGACGGTGTTTTTAGTTCGATACCTTTCTGAGTGTTTTTCTCAGAGCCTTACAGTCTGAATCAAACCATTTTTCAGTGtccaatttcttttttgtagTTTTGAATTGATTTTTAGAGTATTGCTGTGTTTGGAATGAATGTAAGAGACATTGTATTTCTGTACATTCAATGGCATTGCTGTAATCAGTGACGCTGTTTTCTGTCCATTTGAATGATATTATTGGGCTCATTTGATACGGTGTGCTGGTTGTGTTGGTTGTTGTTTCAGACTGTTTGATATAGAGGGTGATTTGTCTGTGGTCTGAGAAAGGCATTAAGGGTTTGACTGTGTGGAGCTGAGGGGGGCGGGggcggtcggaatatcgcgcacccggtccccaatcggcctgatgaggcgcgcgagggataaaggcggccggtgatgatggttcgagagagagagaattacgggcatgtccgtcatctgtgtgtttgtgtatgcttttggtttaagttctcattaaatatcatttatatggacaagccggttctcgcctcctccttgcccatcctttaactgttttacaaactTTTGTCTTTCtatgaacaaaacaacacttctCTGCAACATAAATCTCTTATCAGTATTACTATTGTTTGTCTATGCCAACACTAGATTGACACGTTGTTCTCTCCCCATCTGGAGGTTCTGTGCCcgttttatgccgctctccccatgctcactgaaatatagagacaggtgttaaacataatgtagctcaggtgtaagcgcccttaccgctttctccctcggacgggcacttgaccacgcccccgctgccacagactgTGAATGCTCTCAAAGAAGAAAGGTCCAGATCTGTGATTGCGTAATCTACTGTGCTGCTACCAAGAGCTGAGCTGTAGGTGTACCGCCTGAACGAGTCCCCTCGTAGTCTTCCATTGACGATGTACAGACCCAGACTCTTCCGTGAGAGTTTACTGTTTGATCACAGTTGTGTCTGGGGGGGTAAGAAGGAAATTGTATGTTATTACCAGTAATGAATCGGGCACCATGTGATTCTATGGAATCTAATTCTACACCAGTTTTAGAATTTAAATCGCCCAGAAACAGCGCatttccctgggcctggaaaTGGCTTTTGAAAAGTTTTGAAAAGTTTCTTCTTGGAAATAGGGCGACTCAAGAGGGGGAATATATATGGCACACAGGAAGACAGGCTGAGATGTTGATATGATGCCTTTTTTCATTTTCAGCCACAGGTGACATTGTTCTCTTTTGACTAATTCTTTGGCCAGTTGAGATTTTATCCAGATGATGGTCCTTCCTGAGTCTCTCCCCTGTGTGACTGATGTGCGTTTGACTGATGGTAGTATTATATATATCTTGAGGGGCAACCAGTGGACTCATCTCCTCTACACCAGCTGTGAGATGATGACATCTAAGTCTTCAATTCCTCTCATAAAGTCAGCGTTTCTGCTCTTTAGGCTAAAAACTGAAGAGTTCAGACCTTGAATGTTCTACATGGAAATTTCAtcacaaaatataaagaataTCTATAGGGTTTGTTTGCTATTTTGAGACAAGAgaaagataaacacacaaaataccaaacagtacaaaaacagcAGTGATGCAATCAATGTGAGTAATGATGAAcatttacactctctctctcacactcactcactcactctctctcactcacactctcgctcattcacactcacactctctctctcacacacactcactctctctctctctctctctcacacactcactctctcacactctcacacactctctctctctctctctcacacactcactttcatacacccactctctcactctctctcactcactcactctctctctctctcacacacacactcactctcacactctctctcactcaaatttaaatgactgtatacagtgtacaatgttgccaaagcattgagtaataaacacattacaaacataaaaacaacaacatgtatatacaataaatgaataataataatgataataataaaaaaaatacaaatgacaacgtaaaaaaacagagcaatgaGGGAGGAGAAAAAGgtcaattaaaatatgagtttgaatagaggtgtaatatgatgaggggtcagtctctcgccctcatgtgatgacaggacgacacatactgcgctgcagctgaacacactcgactttctctcccattagatACAAGAGTTTGTCTAAGtcatttatgtcctggaattcaggaAGAATATGAGCTATCTGTGTAAAGTGAGTGTttctaatggtctcatatttactgcagtgagtgaggaagtgaagttcatcctccacaactccttcagtgcagtgtgaacacggtctgtcctctctgggtctctggttctgtctgtgtcgacccgtctctacagactccttcagtgcagtgtgaacacggtctgtcctctctgggtctctggttctgtctgtgtcgacccgtctctacagactccttcagtgcagtgtgaacacggtctgtcctctctgggtctctggttctgtctgtgtcgacccgtctctacagactccttcagtgcagtgtgaacacagtcggtcctctctgggtctccggttctgtctgtgtcgacccgtctctacagactccttcagtgcagtgtgaacacggtctgtcctctctgggtctccggttctgaccgtgtcgacccgtctctacagacagactgtgctcactcagacagtagctttctttgtccataatctttaatatggatcaaatatggtgccaatttataatcaatcttaattctgtggaagtagtttaatttatgtacttGTGTAACTCTGTGCTGCCAATCCTGAATGTATTCTTCCtgcgttattctgtctgtctgtttcagtttggccaatctgaactggatggatgaatagtgcatagggtcactctctgtgtgtcctgtcctgtgtgtaaaggcaTAGTGATATAATTGGttcttttgtcattaatcttCACACAGCATTTATTGTCAGTGTACGTGTCTTTTATGACATCGTATGTCTTTCCTCCTGGATGAGTTTCAGGAAGAGTCCGTCATGCCAACCACAAAGGCCAAATATTTTGCCTTGCTTTGTTTGCTGAACAtattctctcacactctctctcactctctctctctctcacgctctctcatatatatttattttgtaggtgTGTGTGGACAATGTTCTGAAAACAATGAAAGAGAACGCCAATAAGGCGAGCAGCATCCTGCTCTCAGCGATTCCACAGATCTTCCAGATGGACTGGGAGAACACAATAAATGCACAAAAGGTGAGTGTGCCGTTACATCAAACCTGTTTGTCTTCCATTTAAAGCTGTTGCAATAAAGTTAATGATTGATgtaaatttgatttaatattttgtGTATCTGACAGCCACCAAACCTTGTTTGaagatttacattttcatttgtttttttccaGTTGATGTCTCAGTCTTCAGTAATGTTGCCAAAACATTAAAGCACATCGCCATCAAGATGTGACCTCCATGACCACGAGCATGTATTCATAAAGCCACAGCCTGTAAATGTCTTGAAGGCTTTGGGGTCGGTTTCCAACAACACTGACATGGCAACACAGTTACGAAAATTATTTCTTTCCCCCTAAAATGGAGTGACTCTTGGGTTTGTATTAACAATTAACACCAAATAGACATATGCACGGGGAGTACTGTATATTTTGGGTTTGGTTGACAGATTAAATGTTCCTACACTTTATTTGTTCAGGTTGCTCAATGTGCATCATGATGTGCACGAGTTATGTGAAATTTGACTAATATAGACTCTGATGTAACTGTTGTTCATGTGATTAGATCAATGATTCATGTTGCATGCCACTGTCCTCTTAAAGTGTAGATAATAAAGCATTTTACACAATCTCTATTAGTGTGTACTtcacccaacacaaccactaaagcaggggtgcacacacttttttgcatgatgatctacttttaaacggccaactcaataagatctaccaaaaaaaacaaataaaatcactttcatttttttttttaaatgcttgttgggactactgcatgtatccctacatggaatgaatcttctaattaataaaaaaaaaaaaagatatatatttaataatgttcaatgttgatatcattcagttttaacactaaactcaaaacacctacagcacaatagattacatttaccttattctgatgacttgcactgaatggaatcagacagttttgcataatccgggcagtagctgctggtagctagtctcaaacacagCTAgtttcgcaatttcgcgctctgttctcagaagcccttggaaggcgcgaacctagttgtcatggcaactgaataaacactAATCTCGCCTAGTCAAAATGTACTCGTTGTAGAACGAgttaggatgggcaaggaggaaacGAAGACGTAGAGTTTTTTTCCTAAGCagacttttaatggccacagcagtgttcacaacttttatatttttacagcattcaaCAAATATGCAGGACCTCTGTACACGCCAAcactacgttcacaccagaggcggcgagagggtcaaatcgaccggaagtcattaattttcaatgacagccagcgtctctcggcggcgagtcttgggcggtgtgggcgtcagacgaaagttcaagtgcagtcaacattatggtaatgagctgtgacgcggttcggcggcaacctattggaatatagaagtgctccgctctagcgaagtctagagaacacaaccgtgtaaactttggttcccaccaaacattcgttccgaagataaaatggaggagaaactgattattgccgtggcgggtttcccagtaatgatctgtccctgtttgcttacagggatataaaacaaccaagaccacagttattattacaaatgtgttttattttgataacaaacaactataattgtaattattttccGCCATCGATCGATTTTAAAGAgatcatgaggatatacgctactgataggtcggcaaaaagtaaatggtcgacatgtctggatgtttaaattgcggcccctttaaatatagttcacaaaacaaagcattctgaacaaacgttgccgcctatttcaactacgtcagagcgtccacgagcgtcgaaggcagggcagccagagcgaattttgacgctctcgccgcttctggtgtgaacgtacagtgaCGCGGCTGCTCTTTTTCTCCCCCGTCTGGAGGGTCTGTGgccgtttttatgccgctctccccgtgctcactgaaattagacaccggtgttagacataatttggctcagtgcaagcgcccttaccgctttctcccccggacgggcgcttgaccacgcccccgctgccacactcgtcaagtgcaagtcagacagaaactaaaagaaggaaatacattatatatattttttataaaaatttcgtgcgatctaccagcattgcctttgcgatcgacgtattgggcaccacTGCTAGCCATATCTGTCTTTAACACTTTGTTgaaagctaaaaataaataaataaattgggtaTCAAtgcaaaatcaagttttaaaaatgcattcaaatgtaGGTTGTATAGTATGTATTTTGCAGTACTCGGTGAATCTGACCTCAATAATAACGCACGCGTTAATGGGCGCGTGCGCGAAAATGTTGCTTTGGGTTGCTGCTGTTAGTCCGCATTGCAATCAGACAAATTGGTAATAATAGTATCAATAGTCTACTATATCATATTATTAACTTATTTAAATATACTCAATCATTTTTATCTGAACGCATGTATTTTTAGACAAAACAATTGTGCCTCAGACAAGAAAGAActgaaagtttatttttattattaataataataataatcaattgcACAAAATTCAGCCCAAAATTATCTCAATGAAAATGTAGGCTATACTTGATATGTTTAACGACTGATGTCGGTAGATGTCCACTGTAATGAACCCTAACAATAGTAGTGCACATATATACTTAAAATATACTTTCTATAaggtaataaatacaattaataaaagtcacatttaaaaaCGATTGAGAAATTCAACTACGTCCACATGCCCCGTCTGTCGTGCCACATCCACGGGTCGGAAATCGCTGTGATCCGTTGCATGAGGATCGGCGTTAAAGCGGATTAGAAGCCGAACGGTGTCCATGAATCCGGTTCTGGCGGCGTCATGTAGAGGAGTGCTGCCGGTCCCGGGATCAGGCACGTTCGGATCCGCTCCGTATTCAAGCAGCATGTTCGCCAACGTTGTGTTCCCCATCATCATCACCTGTGAAGAAGTTATTGTTATACTGCATCACTCTTGTTATTATAAactcctttaaaataaatgcttcagataaagaaacaaaaatgtagttttaactCTGGCACCCCTAAAATGATATCAGGCTATTTGAAGAACTGAGGGCAAAGATGCATCTTTTGACATTTCAGTGCattataattgtttaatattGCAAGAATATGCATGTTTCATTTCGTtaatattattaggctattattattatttaattgcgagtgtttttgtttttggtccGGTTGTGTGAGCATGCGCACTTCTACTCAGAGAATAATCTAATAAAAGAATAATCtagttgcatttttattttacaaattaatcTGAGAATTCGAGTTGCTGTAGACAATTGTGCTGTCCTTAAAAGTTTCCTTTTTAAAGCCGATAAAACAATATACCCAGGAAacttattttaaatgcaaatgtccaTAATGATGAAAAAGGGAATTTCTATTCTGggcttatatttaaataataataataataaaatataggcTAATGGAAATTGGTGCATATGATTTGTACACTCGTGTTTATTTCCTCCGTTGTCTTTAATGAGAGACAATTCTGTCCAGtcgctttatttaattttttatatttatttttatttctataaataaaaatgcgatttttttatttttttattattttctccctgAGGTTTTCCGCTGTGGTTgccaaaataattttgtaaaaaataacaaaatttaaGTTGATATTAAACTTCTGGAACTGTAAAATCAGTTTTTCACTTttgaatgtattgttaatcactgtagtaataGCAGAAGGTCACGTGATGTCGTGatgttcatcaatagtggcccgTCCAGAAGCAGTAATCAATAAACATGTCGAgacacaaataaaattataaaaataagaagaaacaactattcccattaaatataatgaaatatgatgatCATGCAGGTAATGCCCAATTAagttttatattgtaattttaaaaataattcactGTAAACTACATCTTttgttaaacaatgtacatttttaccattatttatacaggaaaatcatactttttatatctaaaatgttttaatgtgacAACCTTTTATTGTGAAAACTACTGTACtgcctttaaaatatatatatatatatatatatatatatatgtataatttttttacagtatattttacaattaatactCGTTAATCAATGAACGATattttttctgtagcatttttagtcttttaccgttaaaattaggcctagtcattttttacagtgtccGGATGAATTCCAATACAAGCGTGAAACATTTGGGGCTTATTATGGAGCTGCCTCCAAAACTAAATTATGTGCATTACtgagatatttattttatttgttgcacCTTAAAATTATGGAAATTGCATgttcaatgttttcaaaacatcaCTAAAGAGCCTACATACACTTAGTGTCAGGTTAGATTAATTCACTTGTACGAATAATTAAGTAGcctaaataaaagaaacaaagtagcaagtaaataaaataaataaataaataaattcactattAATCCAAGCGAATAcgtttaaataaacaaagaatgAACCAAAATTCCATCACCTTTACTGCAAAATAGTTCTGTTGTAACAttgaatatttttctttatatataatattttttaatgtagtCAAAACCTGTCGACATGTCTGAAAACGTACCTGTATAGGTGTTCTTCCAAATTTGTTAACGCGGTTCACCTGCACCCCCATCGACAATAAAAACTGAACACGGCCCGTGTTCCCAGTGGCTGCTGCTGTGCTCAGCTCATCCTCGGcatgcatcatcatcatcttcaccatcatcaccatcaatGTCACTGTCACACTGAAGGATTCCGGGTTGACAGGTAAAAGCACTGCTGATATTACTGCAA
This genomic window from Xyrauchen texanus isolate HMW12.3.18 chromosome 11, RBS_HiC_50CHRs, whole genome shotgun sequence contains:
- the cdkn2a/b gene encoding cyclin-dependent kinase 4 inhibitor B, whose translation is MIFAVISAVLLPVNPESFSVTVTLMVMMVKMMMMHAEDELSTAAATGNTGRVQFLLSMGVQVNRVNKFGRTPIQVMMMGNTTLANMLLEYGADPNVPDPGTGSTPLHDAARTGFMDTVRLLIRFNADPHATDHSDFRPVDVARQTGHVDVVEFLNRF